One bacterium DNA segment encodes these proteins:
- a CDS encoding SLC13 family permease codes for MEIWVVIAILTGCMILFIKDVLAAELVALLAVLALILGRILTTQEAFLGFGDPALITIGCVFVLSAGLVRTGVVNFVGRKIETLAGKNYIFLLALSMLVVIIISAFINNVAATAVMLPVALGIANRSQIHPGKFLMPIAFGSMLGGTCTAIGTSTNVVMSAYLVRNEMNPFGFFEFAPIGLIIAAVGILYMITIGHRVLPSRGDGSLPETYQLREYITEVVVLSNSPLIGKTILESRFSEKLDLNIVSLIRNDKRQFILPPQLTFQQGDLLIVEGSISNILKVKDTYGIEIKPDFKLTSRELEHEGIQLAEILLSPTSELIGRSLKEAQFRQKYNLIVLAIHRGGYPIREQISEIPLQLGDILLVQGRKEDIDELRLYRDILVLQDLPVSPFRKRKARIAILIFLGVIIASAIQSVPIVVAVLIGALLMVLSGCLSVGDAYHSIHWPAIVLIGGMTALGLAMQKTGLATQLGSFLVYWIGGLGPTALLACFFLLTVLLTQPMSNAAASLLVAPIALSAATNLHLNPRTFIMTVALAASASFVTPLEPACALVYSPGKYKFVDFPKCGVVLTLLVMAAVLLAVPVFWPLH; via the coding sequence ATGGAAATCTGGGTCGTTATCGCTATCCTGACAGGCTGCATGATCCTTTTTATAAAGGATGTTCTTGCCGCTGAGCTAGTCGCATTACTGGCCGTGCTTGCTCTGATCTTGGGCCGGATCCTCACAACTCAGGAGGCATTTCTCGGTTTTGGGGACCCGGCGCTGATTACGATCGGATGCGTCTTTGTGTTGTCCGCGGGGCTTGTCCGCACAGGAGTGGTGAATTTCGTAGGCCGCAAAATCGAAACGCTCGCCGGAAAGAATTACATATTTCTTTTGGCGCTTTCGATGCTTGTCGTCATTATCATTTCCGCATTCATTAATAACGTCGCGGCCACTGCAGTTATGCTTCCAGTGGCGCTGGGAATCGCCAACCGTTCACAAATCCATCCTGGAAAGTTTTTGATGCCGATTGCTTTCGGTTCAATGTTAGGAGGAACCTGCACCGCCATAGGAACCTCTACCAATGTGGTGATGAGCGCGTATTTAGTCCGCAATGAAATGAATCCTTTTGGTTTTTTTGAATTTGCGCCGATCGGTTTGATTATCGCCGCAGTTGGTATTCTCTACATGATCACGATTGGCCACAGGGTCTTGCCTTCGCGTGGCGATGGCTCTCTGCCCGAAACTTATCAATTGCGTGAATACATCACCGAAGTCGTGGTCCTTAGCAATTCTCCGTTAATCGGTAAGACAATTCTGGAAAGCCGCTTTTCAGAAAAGTTGGACTTGAACATTGTCAGTCTTATTCGAAACGATAAGCGCCAATTTATTTTGCCCCCTCAACTCACGTTTCAGCAAGGAGACCTTCTGATCGTGGAAGGTAGCATCAGCAATATCTTAAAAGTAAAAGATACCTACGGGATCGAGATCAAGCCGGATTTCAAATTAACGTCACGTGAACTGGAACATGAGGGGATTCAGCTGGCAGAGATTCTTTTAAGTCCTACTTCGGAATTAATTGGACGTTCTCTGAAAGAAGCTCAATTCCGGCAGAAATACAATCTCATCGTTCTTGCGATTCATCGTGGTGGATATCCGATTCGTGAGCAGATTTCGGAAATACCACTGCAATTGGGAGATATCCTGCTGGTTCAAGGCCGCAAAGAAGATATAGATGAGCTCAGGCTTTACCGCGATATTCTGGTGTTGCAGGATCTGCCTGTATCTCCATTTCGCAAGCGCAAGGCACGAATTGCTATTCTTATTTTTCTCGGGGTCATTATCGCCAGCGCAATCCAAAGCGTACCGATCGTGGTCGCTGTACTGATCGGAGCGTTACTAATGGTGCTGAGCGGATGTTTGTCTGTTGGAGATGCTTATCACTCGATTCACTGGCCGGCGATTGTTTTAATCGGTGGCATGACCGCTCTCGGATTGGCTATGCAAAAAACCGGTTTGGCAACGCAGTTAGGGTCTTTCCTTGTTTACTGGATCGGCGGTCTGGGACCGACCGCATTACTCGCCTGCTTCTTTCTGCTTACCGTTTTGCTTACGCAACCCATGTCCAATGCAGCGGCTTCCCTTTTAGTGGCGCCTATCGCGCTTTCTGCTGCAACGAATTTGCACCTCAATCCCAGAACATTCATCATGACCGTAGCCCTTGCGGCTTCCGCATCATTCGTTACTCCCTTGGAGCCGGCTTGCGCGCTCGTGTATAGTCCCGGTAAATACAAATTTGTAGATTTCCCAAAATGCGGGGTGGTCTTGACACTCCTGGTGATGGCAGCCGTACTATTGGCAGTACCGGTGTTCTGGCCGCTCCACTAG
- a CDS encoding bifunctional riboflavin kinase/FAD synthetase encodes MVVHGGFENWKSIGKTAVSLGNYDGVHVGHRVILEKTIDLARNSHIPGVAVTFDPVPKKILQPQTAPPLIQTLQQRLNKLESLGLEHTIVVPFSSKFAKKSPEEFVQEFLIDKLRVQYFVVGENFSFGHQKRGDLSLLRKMGEANDFHVMGIPEVHRNGIRISSSQIREFIQQGRMEEATDFLGDPFALVGTIVEGEHLGGKIGIPTANLDFENEIVPAKGVYVCRAGIESQSLCAVTNVGVRPTFQGKKLTVEAHLLDFSGDLYGSRMELHFFHKLRDEMRFAGVEELKAQIQLDIQNAQSYRGNTCGASTLPAKTI; translated from the coding sequence ATGGTAGTTCATGGCGGATTCGAGAACTGGAAGTCGATCGGCAAAACCGCCGTCTCCCTGGGAAACTATGACGGTGTGCACGTTGGCCATCGAGTTATTTTGGAAAAGACAATCGACCTGGCAAGGAATTCACACATACCTGGCGTCGCCGTAACCTTTGATCCGGTGCCAAAAAAGATTCTTCAGCCTCAGACGGCCCCTCCTTTGATTCAAACTTTGCAGCAGAGACTTAATAAGCTGGAATCACTCGGCCTTGAACACACAATCGTCGTTCCCTTCAGCTCGAAGTTTGCGAAGAAAAGTCCGGAAGAGTTCGTTCAAGAGTTTTTGATTGATAAATTAAGGGTTCAATATTTCGTGGTTGGAGAGAATTTTTCATTCGGTCACCAGAAGCGAGGAGATCTGTCGCTGCTTAGAAAGATGGGGGAGGCGAACGATTTCCATGTGATGGGGATTCCAGAAGTGCATAGGAATGGAATTCGAATCTCCTCTTCTCAAATCCGCGAGTTTATTCAACAGGGCCGGATGGAGGAGGCCACCGATTTTCTCGGTGATCCTTTCGCGCTGGTAGGGACGATCGTGGAAGGGGAGCATCTTGGCGGTAAAATCGGCATTCCCACCGCGAACCTGGATTTTGAAAATGAAATTGTTCCGGCTAAAGGGGTGTATGTATGCCGTGCCGGTATTGAAAGCCAGAGCCTCTGTGCGGTAACAAATGTCGGAGTCAGGCCTACCTTCCAGGGCAAGAAACTCACAGTGGAAGCACATTTGTTGGATTTCTCAGGAGATTTGTACGGATCAAGAATGGAATTGCACTTCTTTCATAAACTACGAGATGAAATGCGTTTTGCCGGTGTGGAGGAGCTGAAAGCTCAAATCCAACTGGATATTCAAAATGCGCAATCATACCGGGGAAATACATGCGGTGCTAGCACGTTGCCCGCAAAAACAATCTAA
- a CDS encoding MBL fold metallo-hydrolase, translating to MKVTFMGSGTSLGVPTIACTCAVCTSDDPKNKRTRPSLLVSIDNKNFLIDTATDFRQQAIRENLKRVDAVLYTHSHADHILGLDDLRPFNFFQRIHIPCFGNEPTMKYICNMFQYVFTDPQPGGSIPRIEPRVISGTFDFLNIPIRPLPVLHGKLPVNGYRIGGLSYITDCSEIPDDTYRLLEGTSVLILGVLRREPHPTHLNVDKALEIIRRVQPERAFFTHLSHDFDHDRANAELPDSVRLSYDGLSLEMEEAW from the coding sequence ATGAAAGTCACTTTTATGGGAAGTGGGACGTCTCTTGGCGTTCCGACGATTGCCTGTACTTGCGCAGTATGCACGTCTGATGATCCAAAGAACAAGAGAACGAGGCCTTCGTTACTTGTTAGTATCGATAACAAAAATTTTCTGATCGATACCGCGACGGATTTCAGGCAGCAAGCGATCCGCGAAAATCTTAAGAGGGTGGATGCAGTTTTGTACACTCATTCGCACGCCGATCACATCCTGGGTCTGGATGACCTGCGTCCCTTCAATTTTTTCCAGCGCATTCACATTCCCTGTTTCGGTAATGAACCGACCATGAAGTATATTTGCAACATGTTTCAATATGTCTTTACGGATCCCCAGCCTGGAGGAAGCATTCCACGAATTGAGCCGCGCGTGATCTCGGGAACATTTGATTTTTTGAACATTCCCATTCGGCCGTTGCCTGTTCTTCATGGAAAATTGCCGGTCAATGGTTATCGAATCGGCGGACTTAGCTATATCACTGATTGCAGCGAAATTCCTGACGATACCTACCGTTTACTGGAAGGAACGTCCGTATTGATTCTGGGAGTGCTTCGCCGTGAACCGCATCCCACTCATTTGAATGTCGACAAAGCTCTCGAAATCATTCGCCGGGTCCAGCCTGAACGCGCCTTTTTCACACATCTCAGTCACGATTTTGATCACGACCGCGCGAATGCAGAGTTGCCAGATTCCGTTCGTCTGTCTTATGACGGCTTGAGCCTGGAAATGGAAGAAGCATGGTAG